A genomic region of Cannabis sativa cultivar Pink pepper isolate KNU-18-1 chromosome 1, ASM2916894v1, whole genome shotgun sequence contains the following coding sequences:
- the LOC115708232 gene encoding L-type lectin-domain containing receptor kinase IX.1, with amino-acid sequence MEYIIRSYNFTGLLKLTIVIFFLFLLEKTSSVSFSFPQNKSEIEVEKNASISNYETLELTTNRVDATLIDSYGRGSYNKPVQLWDPKTKLVTDFTTNFTFSINGLGERETGDGLAFFIAPFESKIPDRSQGGCLGLTSQEFWNDSSIASPFVAVEFDTYKNEWDPSPINHVGINVNSLISKTYASVETDMKDGSRKANARVSYNSTSQNLTVFLSYAGNATVSGENTSLSYVVDLRFLGEHVRVGFSAATGFRFQLHQVFSWSFNSTLDLVIANNNTNSPRPSSPNPTLGSTKRGGKGQKALRIGLGVGLSILCCGVGLVWFMFRRNRSVDEEAEEEDYDVSIDGELERESGPKRFTYRELSQATNNFSEDGKLGEGGFGGVYKGMLSESNTEVAVKKVSKGSRQGKKEYISEVKIISRLRHRNLVQLIGWCHKRDELLVVYEYLPNGSLDTHLFGEKPMLPWATRHKIALGLASSLLYLHEEWEQCVVHRDIKSSNIMLDSNFNAKLGDFGLARLVDHEMGLDTTIVAGTRGYLAPECFTTSKASKESDVYSFGVVALEICCGRKPIVLNAGEGKVMLVEWVWELYGRNQLVEAIDKGIVSKEYNEKEMECVMVVGLWCCHPDPTCRPSIKQVMSVLNFEAALPNLPPKLPVPMYAMPTFNIASLESYSLSTVVTGSSSASTTSASSSKPLLKFSDAV; translated from the coding sequence ATGGAGTACATCATAAGGTCATATAATTTTACTGGTCTCCTCAAGTTAACCATTGTTATCTTTTTCTTATTCCTACTCGAGAAAACCTCTTCAGTTTCCTTCAGCTTCCCTCAAAACAAAAGTGAAATTGAAGTGGAGAAGAACGCAAGCATTTCAAACTACGAGACTCTAGAACTCACAACGAATAGAGTTGATGCTACTCTTATCGACAGCTATGGTCGAGGATCGTACAACAAGCCGGTTCAGCTTTGGGATCCCAAAACAAAACTTGTTACAGATTTCACTACTAATTTCACATTTTCCATTAATGGACTCGGCGAAAGGGAGACCGGAGATGGCTTGGCGTTCTTCATTGCCCCTTTTGAATCTAAAATCCCAGACCGATCACAAGGCGGATGCCTCGGATTGACAAGCCAAGAATTTTGGAACGATTCTAGTATTGCTAGCCCTTTTGTGGCCGTAGAATTTGATACTTACAAAAATGAATGGGATCCCAGTCCTATTAATCATGTTGGCATAAATGTCAATTCACTGATCTCAAAAACATATGCCTCTGTGGAAACTGATATGAAAGATGGAAGCAGAAAGGCAAATGCTAGGGTAAGTTATAACTCTACTTCTCAAAATCTTACTGTGTTTCTCAGCTATGCGGGTAATGCTACAGTAAGTGGTGAAAACACTAGCCTTTCATATGTAGTAGATTTGAGGTTCTTAGGGGAACATGTAAGAGTGGGTTTCTCAGCAGCTACAGGCTTTCGATTTCAATTACATCAAGTTTTCTCTTGGTCATTTAACTCAACCTTGGACCTCGTTATTGCCAATAATAATACCAACTCTCCTCGCCCGAGCTCTCCAAATCCAACCTTGGGATCCACCAAGAGGGGTGGAAAAGGCCAAAAAGCATTAAGGATTGGTttgggtgtgggtttgagtaTTCTATGTTGTGGAGTAGGTTTGGTGTGGTTCATGTTTAGGAGAAATAGATCAGTTGACGAAGAAGCAGAGGAGGAAGATTATGACGTTTCCATTGATGGGGAATTAGAAAGAGAGTCTGGCCCCAAAAGGTTTACCTATCGAGAGCTAAGCCAAGCAACAAACAACTTTTCTGAAGATGGGAAACTTGGAGAGGGAGGCTTTGGAGGTGTCTACAAAGGCATGTTAAGCGAATCCAACACTGAAGTCGCAGTTAAGAAGGTTTCTAAGGGTTCAAGGCAGGGGAAGAAAGAGTATATTTCTGAGGTAAAAATTATAAGTCGTTTAAGACATAGGAAtttggttcaacttattggtTGGTGCCACAAACGAGACGAGCTCCTTGTTGTTTATGAATATTTACCTAATGGAAGCCTTGATACACACCTATTCGGTGAAAAACCCATGTTACCGTGGGCAACAAGGCATAAAATAGCTCTTGGTTTGGCCTCATCTCTCTTGTATCTTCATGAAGAATGGGAACAGTGTGTGGTGCATAGAGATATCAAATCTAGCAACATCATGTTGGATTCAAACTTCAATGCTAAATTAGGAGACTTTGGGCTAGCAAGGCTAGTTGACCATGAAATGGGCTTAGACACAACAATAGTTGCTGGAACAAGAGGTTACCTAGCTCCTGAGTGTTTTACTACCAGCAAGGCTAGCAAAGAGTCTGATGTCTATAGCTTTGGGGTGGTGGCACTTGAAATCTGCTGTGGAAGAAAGCCAATTGTACTAAATGCAGGAGAAGGCAAAGTAATGCTGGTGGAGTGGGTGTGGGAGCTTTATGGGAGAAACCAACTTGTCGAGGCCATTGATAAGGGAATTGTTAGTAAGGAATACAATGAAAAGGAAATGGAGTGCGTGATGGTTGTTGGGCTGTGGTGTTGCCATCCTGATCCGACATGTCGGCCCTCTATAAAGCAAGTGATGAGTGTTCTTAATTTTGAAGCTGCGTTGCCTAATCTGCCGCCAAAATTGCCTGTGCCAATGTATGCTATGCCTACATTCAATATAGCTTCTCTTGAATCTTATTCATTAAGTACTGTTGTTACAGGGAGCTCCTCTGCTTCGACAACTTCGGCCAGTTCTTCTAAAcctttgttaaaattttcagATGCTGTTTAA